The following are from one region of the Scylla paramamosain isolate STU-SP2022 chromosome 23, ASM3559412v1, whole genome shotgun sequence genome:
- the LOC135112113 gene encoding protein FAM50A-like, translating into MAQYKGAASEAGRAMQIKKRREREQEEMEQKKRKLEETLKINKIENKFAVHYDAVEQQLKSSTIGLVTLNEMKAKQEDVVKEREKELARKIREQEKLLKKEIEAKQAKKKEQREKIAKLSFCPDDDEEEEDEEGSETEKNGKAEESDASTSEGEADKGSKLKMIKNPDVDTSFLPDRDREDAENRLREELRQEWVAKQEAMKNEEIEITFSYWDGSGHRRSVRMKKGNSVYQFLQRGLEILRKEFNELRSVSADHLMYIKEDLIIPHHYTFYDFIVNKARGKSGPLFHFDVHDDIRLVSDASVEKEESHAGKVVMRTWYERNKHIFPASRWEPYDPQKNYEKYTIKDKNKKK; encoded by the exons ATGGCACAGTACAAAGGTGCTGCCAGCGAGGCTGGCCGTGCCATGCAGatcaagaagaggagggagagggagcaggaggaaatggagcagaagaagaggaaactggAAGAGACCCTGAAGATCAACAAAATTGAGAATAAATTTGCTGTCCATTATGATGCAGTGGAGCAGCAGCTGAAG AGCTCCACCATCGGTCTGGTAACACTGAATGAGATGAAGGCAAAACAGGAGGAtgttgtgaaggagagagaaaaggaactaGCTCGCAAAATAAGAGAACAGGAGAAGCTGCTGAAGAAGGAGATTGAAGCCAAGCAAGCCAAGAAGAAGGAGCAGAGAGAAAAG ATTGCCAAGCTCAGTTTCTGTCCAGAtgatgacgaggaagaagaagatgaggaggggagTGAAACGGAGAAAAATGGCAAAGCGGAGGAAAGTGATGCATCCACTAGTGAGGGGGAAGCTGATAAGGGATCCAAGTTGAAGATGATCAAGAACCCTGATGTGGACACCAGCTTTCTACCTGACCGAGACAGAGAGGATGCTGAGAACAGACTGAGGGAGGAGCTGAGGCAg GAATGGGTTGCCAAACAGGAGGCCATGAAGAATGAGGAGATTGAGATCACCTTCAGTTACTGGGATGGCTCTGGCCACCGACGCTCtgtgagaatgaagaaag GCAACAGTGTGTACCAGTTCCTGCAGCGTGGCCTGGAGATTCTGCGCAAGGAGTTCAATGAGCTGCGATCTGTCTCAGCCGACCACCTCATGTACATCAAAGAGGACCTTATCATCCCCCACCACTACACCTTCTATGACTTCATCGTCAACAAG GCTCGAGGCAAAAGCGGTCCATTGTTCCACTTTGACGTCCACGATGACATCAGGCTGGTCAGCGATGCGtcagtggagaaggaggagtccCATGCTG GCAAGGTGGTGATGCGCACGTGGTATGAGAGGAACAAGCACATCTTTCCTGCCAGCCGGTGGGAACCGTACGACCCTCAGAAGAACTATGAGAAGTACACCATcaaggacaaaaacaagaaaaagtag